A region from the Silene latifolia isolate original U9 population chromosome 7, ASM4854445v1, whole genome shotgun sequence genome encodes:
- the LOC141592265 gene encoding histone-lysine N-methyltransferase ASHR2-like: MAEVENQVALPNALSLVNIEGKGRGLVASQPLKGGQVILRDSPILTYSAYPLKRRDQEGDSSYLRYCVQCCKTLGPSGSTASALTCSSCSHSDDASFCSAKCQSLAISLTHSPWACQALRYLRNCYALVDQQPDERQVQARYLVAAYNLAMYSPSTFQTLLSLEGSGTQDVDRNSAMLLNSIISSLPFPEGMSSPTVEMTASLLSKDRCNAFGLMEPFSENGGRTVRAYAIYPHASFFNHDCLPNACRFDYIDSAANGNTDMIIRMIHDVPQGREICLSYFPVNLSYPERQKRLLDDYGFSCICDRCKVEANWSHQDDEGEDETMEEDEGEMESDGENDEVEDEGNDDFPHAYFFVRFVCDKENCAGTLAPLPPLDGNPRDIMECNVCGNLKREVF; encoded by the coding sequence ATGGCAGAAGTAGAAAACCAGGTGGCGTTACCAAATGCTCTTAGCCTGGTAAATATTGAGGGGAAAGGAAGAGGTCTGGTCGCCTCTCAACCCCTAAAAGGCGGCCAAGTCATTTTGCGTGATTCCCCCATCCTAACCTACTCGGCTTATCCTCTTAAACGCCGAGACCAAGAGGGTGACTCCTCTTATTTAAGATACTGTGTGCAATGCTGTAAGACTTTGGGCCCATCTGGCTCCACTGCATCAGCTTTGACGTGCTCATCATGCTCTCATTCTGACGACGCTAGCTTTTGTTCTGCAAAATGTCAATCTCTGGCTATCAGCTTGACTCACTCACCGTGGGCATGTCAAGCTCTAAGATATCTGAGAAACTGCTATGCACTTGTGGACCAACAGCCTGATGAACGCCAAGTCCAGGCCCGATACCTGGTTGCTGCCTACAATCTTGCAATGTATTCTCCGTCCACTTTTCAGACTCTTCTATCACTTGAAGGAAGTGGGACTCAGGATGTTGATCGGAACTCCGCTATGTTACTAAACTCCATCATCTCATCACTACCATTTCCCGAAGGGATGTCTTCTCCAACAGTGGAAATGACGGCGTCTCTACTTTCCAAGGACCGCTGCAATGCCTTTGGACTAATGGAACCTTTCTCGGAAAATGGAGGAAGAACCGTGAGAGCTTATGCTATCTATCCACATGCTTCATTTTTTAATCATGACTGCTTGCCAAATGCATGTCGATTTGATTATATCGATAGTGCAGCCAATGGAAACACCGACATGATTATCCGGATGATACATGATGTGCCCCAGGGTCGAGAGATATGTTTGAGTTACTTTCCCGTCAACCTAAGCTACCCTGAAAGGCAAAAAAGACTGTTAGATGATTATGGTTTTTCATGCATTTGTGATCGTTGCAAGGTTGAGGCTAACTGGTCTCACCAGGATGATGAAGGTGAGGACGAGACAATGGAGGAGGATGAAGGAGAAATGGAGTCCGACGGGGAGAATGATGAGGTTGAGGATGAAGGAAACGATGACTTTCCTCATGCTTACTTTTTTGTGAGATTTGTGTGTGACAAGGAGAATTGTGCTGGCACTTTGGCTCCCTTGCCACCTTTGGATGGTAATCCCCGCGATATCATGGAGTGTAATGTTTGTGGCAATTTGAAGCGAGAAGTTTTTTAG
- the LOC141590176 gene encoding uncharacterized protein LOC141590176: MMDSNSTPTPWNPIPTFPLRFRDLDYIGPRFTWCNNRKGDKRVYERIDKALGSKEWLYYFPNTGIKHYPIQISDHAPIEIDLNLVRSESKRPYKVDAWALEHEECLERIRSAWAISDAGSPAYQITRKLSRARTSVKKWTLDKKAEWNVKWEEFDQKLEEGMNIACTGGSDEVYNRANEEVTSYARAVASFWKQRAKVKWMVDGDTCTKYFFNWVKGRAGRNFIHGIKGEDGQWSYDVSKFSCEFQKNFMELYMADRNDLVARNDHVFDQVLHNLTVGLQQDDTDRLAKRFTAKEVRSAVFQMGPL, translated from the exons atgATGGATTCTaattccaccccaaccccttggaatcccatacccaccttCCCACTCAG GTTCAGAGATTTGGATTATATAG GGCCACGTTTTACCTGGTGTAACAACCGCAAGGGGGATAAAAGGGTTTATGAGAGGATTGATAAGGCTTTGGGTTCGAAGGAATGGCTCTACTATTTTCCAAATACCGGTATTAAGCACTACCCAATACAAATATCGGACCACGCTCCAATTGAAATTGATCTTAACCTTGTTAGAAGTGAAAGCAAGAGACCGTACAAGGTTGATGCGTGGGCACTTGAGCATGAGGAATGCCTGGAAAGAATTCGTAGTGCATGGGCTATATCTGATGCCGGGTCACCGGCTTATCAAATTACTAGGAAATTGTCGCGTGCTAGAACCAGTGTGAAAAAATGGACTCTTGACAAAAAAGCGGAATGGAATGTAAAATGGGAGGAGTTTGATCAAAAACTAGAGGAAGGAATGAACATAGCATGTACGGGAGGGAGTGATGAGGTTTATAATAGGGCAAATGAGGAGGTTACAAGTTATGCCCGGGCTGTGGCGAGTTTTTGGAAACAACGTGCAAAGGTTAAATGGATGGTGGATGGTGACACCTGCACCAAGTACTTCTTCAATTGGGTAAAAGGGAGGGCAGGAAGAAACTTCATTCACGGGATTAAAGGGGAAGACGGTCAATGGAGTTACGACGTTAGCAAATTCAGCTGTGAATTTCAAAAGAATTTTATGGAGCTGTATATGGCGGACAGGAATGACTTGGTGGCAAGGAATGACCATGTTTTTGATCAGGTATTGCATAATCTTACAGTGGGTCTTCAACAAGATGATACGGACCGCCTTGCGAAGCGGTTCACGGCTAAGGAGGTGCGTAGTGCGGTATTCCAAATGGGACCTCTATAA